TGATGCTGATTGGAGTGTCGCCAATGACAAAAGAAAGCGCAGAAAAGATCGCAATgggattaaaaaatcaaagcaGCCAAGAAACTCCCAAAAAAATGGTGACGCACAGTCTGGCGAGCTTCAGATGAGTAACGAAAATTCTCCGTCCAATTACGACAATATGTCATTAGAGGATAAACGAGCATTGCTGGGTCAAATATGCGGAGTTATTTCGGAGCATACAAAAAAACTCTGTACACGTTCTGTTCGCTGTCCTCAGCATTCTGACGATCAACGGAAAGAAATGAGAGCGAATTTGGAGCTCAGTGAAAGCACACGAATTAATCAAGATAATTTTCAGATAGACGTCGACATGTTTGATGAAAATGATGGACAGCAATTGCGAGAAACTCTTTCGAGATGGGAGTGCGAGGGCTCTAATCAGTCTAGTCCAGCTGATTCTGCGTCGACTACTTCTAATTCCTCGTTCACGAGAAAACGCGAGGGGAAATCTAAGGGCAAAGGCAAAGGCGGAAAACGAGACCGAGTGTCCCCTATTTCTCAAGGCGACTAAttcattgattatttatattcatatcaTAGTTGTtaagttattgttttattggTATGACTCTAAATAGCCtagtttgataatttataaataaaattgattgtaaataattatttattggtcGGCGATAAAATAGTGTCAGGTTTTCATTtcatatgaaaataataattattgatttttatcaatacTAAGTATTGGAAGTAATTATGtgttatattaataaacatttgtagaTTAATCACTACCGCTAGTGTTATAGTTATATTAAACGTcatttataatgaatattaatttatgtattttggTGAAAAGGGTTTCaatcatgaaaattttagttacattcattaaaattaattttttttttcttctatttatactgtaatttatttatacttattctgctggataaaattaattgattacttaacattttttttttattatcaagatATTTAAGACGATCATAAAGTTGTAttcaaagtttatttttatatcttactgctaataaaaagttaaatcatttgaaaaattgaaaattttttatttttaaaataatttttcttattttaaaatgtttttgtttaaaagtaaaattttaaatggcaaaaaattaataaaaatttttaaacattttttaatttagcgggctttttatttattggtaCAAGATGTTGAATATGGTATATTCCGCATTTGCTATAAGCTCTGTAAAATATGTAAgtatagatatttatttacattcacaagcaataaaatcataataaacagtaaaaagagaatttatttgaaagtttctataaataaaaattaactaaaaatgtTGGAAGTACAATTAGAAAGTggaaattgtttattaacaattataaacTATGATCAAGATATTTCTATAAGCAAAATATGGAGTGATATTGAAGATAAAGTaagtattttgaaaataaccTCAATTTCAAATCGTTTACAGAACGTATgtgacaattaaattaattttatttatatataattaaatttagctgtcacttaacgattttttaattttctttaacaaacaaatttgttccaaaaatttatttctaaaaaattacatttttaatttattaaaatttctacatgtcaattttttttataattgtttttttttttgccgtaatttatttgttaaaaaaattcttaaaattatcaaataattgctaaataatactaaagttagccgacgtttttaattttttgatttttcttcattaattaaattagaacaaaaaaatatttttttaaaattgcacttatagtttttcaagttttttacaagtgacattttttaaaaattttttttgagccaatttttttaataaaaaaaaattttttaattttcagatgtcggttaacttaattttcataattgctaaattaattttcattttatttatttattttagggTATATCACAgaaagatttttatattttgagcaATGGACGTATTATCTATGACGACAACGTAATTATATCTGGaaacgtaaaaataattccacgACTTCTTGGTGGTAAGGGAGGATTTGGTTCTATGCTGAGAGCAATTGGTGCTCAAATTGAGAAAACAACAAATCGCGAAGCATGCAGAGACTTGAGTGGTCGTAGACTGCGAGATATAAATGAAGAAAAGCGTCTAAAAACATGGATTGAAAAACAGGCATTGAGGGAAGAAGAAGCTGCTGAACGCAAGAAAAAGAAACTGCAACGACTCTGTGCTGAGCCTAAGCACGAGTTCAAGGACAAACATTATGAACACGAAAGGTCAGTGCTCggcgaaaaaattgatgacgCTGTCGAACAAGGTTTCAAAATCGCTGTTGTAAACAATTTGGAGTTAGAAGTGAAAAAAGTCAAGGTTGCTAAAGGGGTCAAGAGGAAAACTATTCTTGATGACGATGATAGTGATGATTCCGACGGGTCGGACAGTTTTGATAACGATGCTGATGTCAATCCGAAGAAAAAGTTGGCGTGTGAAAGTAATGATTCTTCTGCGGATAATAAACAGTCTAGTTCTTCAGATGAATCTAATGATAACAGTGATGAAAAATCAACAGAAGAAAGCAACGATTCATCCACAGTCGATAAATCTTCAGACGCTGAtcaagaaattataaattct
This genomic interval from Cotesia glomerata isolate CgM1 linkage group LG1, MPM_Cglom_v2.3, whole genome shotgun sequence contains the following:
- the LOC123265846 gene encoding replication stress response regulator SDE2, with the translated sequence MLEVQLESGNCLLTIINYDQDISISKIWSDIEDKGISQKDFYILSNGRIIYDDNVIISGNVKIIPRLLGGKGGFGSMLRAIGAQIEKTTNREACRDLSGRRLRDINEEKRLKTWIEKQALREEEAAERKKKKLQRLCAEPKHEFKDKHYEHERSVLGEKIDDAVEQGFKIAVVNNLELEVKKVKVAKGVKRKTILDDDDSDDSDGSDSFDNDADVNPKKKLACESNDSSADNKQSSSSDESNDNSDEKSTEESNDSSTVDKSSDADQEIINSAVDSSKELKEISTQ
- the LOC123268997 gene encoding ataxin-7-like protein 3, with protein sequence MSVTEEKVQELDRSFLEFMSKTDNVDLATKEIYDDLLDEVLMGFVFDVHRTIKTGSSDVEEGIPDDESYAIVDSPGLDVFGQHPIKKTQECNCPNCDRGVAACRFATHLEKCMGMGRNSSRIASRRIANSSKDMSNFSGIVSDDDDDADWSVANDKRKRRKDRNGIKKSKQPRNSQKNGDAQSGELQMSNENSPSNYDNMSLEDKRALLGQICGVISEHTKKLCTRSVRCPQHSDDQRKEMRANLELSESTRINQDNFQIDVDMFDENDGQQLRETLSRWECEGSNQSSPADSASTTSNSSFTRKREGKSKGKGKGGKRDRVSPISQGD